Proteins encoded within one genomic window of Solibaculum mannosilyticum:
- a CDS encoding calcium-translocating P-type ATPase, PMCA-type: protein MIWHNRSIEDIEKELHTSATRGLTQSEAAAHLDTYGLNRLTERKKKTFLQRFLEQMKDFMVIILLIAAAVSAVLTIVEGHNDWLEPIIIIAIVLLNAFLGVIQESKAEAALEALKGMSAPNAKVLRDGIVSVINAEQLVPGDIILLDAGDFIPADARLLESASLKCEESALTGESLPVEKDASVIVDEIAPLGDRVNMVYSGCSVTYGRGKAMVTETGMSTEMGRIASMLNNESENQTPLQIKLAKLGKTLGLLALGICAVLFVYGIVTGQGLFDMFMTAVSLAVAAIPEGLPAIVTIVLAMGVRRMVKKNAIIRRLPAVETLGSASVICSDKTGTLTQNRMTLMEVYTRGKTLDLSDSSHEGIQALLRLGVLCNDGRVEKGEDGTFKHVGDPTETALVAAGLHFGIDKGKLETEYPRVSEIPFDSDRKLMTTVNYIDGKYVAIVKGAPDILLSRCVDGHPEEALKVNDEMASRALRVLAIAYKDLDAIPVDPQPQDIEQGLHFAGLVGMIDPPRPEVIDAIKTCKGAGIRPIMITGDHIATASAIAKELGILEDGQQAITGAQLAQLSEEELRENIRSYSVYARVSPEDKIRIVKAWQDTGEVVSMTGDGVNDAPALKAADIGCAMGITGTDVSKGASDMVLTDDNFATIVSAVQQGRGIFDNIRKAVIFLLSCNLGEVLAVFVCMLLFGRSPLLPIHLLWINLVTDSLPALALGMEPVEFDVMNRRPRAKNESIFANGMGWAAGLQGLMLGAITLMAYWLGCSHFFSVSAFGSSADPALGQTMAFGVLALSQLFQAFNARSRHSLFRIGPFSNRWMIGAFFASAAILMLVLLLPPLRSLFQLVALPLHEWEWILALSISPIVLVELSKFVLWISHKWKNRVDS, encoded by the coding sequence TTGATTTGGCATAACCGCTCCATCGAGGATATCGAAAAGGAGCTACACACATCCGCTACCCGTGGACTTACCCAATCGGAAGCCGCCGCTCATCTGGATACCTACGGCCTCAACCGTCTGACAGAACGTAAAAAGAAAACCTTCTTGCAGCGTTTCCTCGAGCAGATGAAGGATTTTATGGTCATTATCCTGCTTATCGCCGCCGCTGTATCGGCCGTCCTGACCATCGTGGAGGGGCACAACGATTGGCTGGAGCCCATTATTATCATCGCCATTGTACTTCTCAACGCCTTTTTGGGCGTCATCCAGGAGTCCAAAGCTGAGGCGGCTCTGGAAGCCCTGAAGGGTATGTCGGCCCCCAATGCAAAGGTTTTACGGGATGGCATTGTGTCGGTCATCAATGCCGAACAGCTGGTGCCCGGCGACATCATTCTGCTGGATGCCGGTGATTTTATACCGGCCGACGCCCGCCTATTGGAATCGGCCAGCCTCAAATGTGAGGAATCGGCCCTCACCGGCGAATCCCTGCCGGTGGAGAAGGATGCTTCGGTCATCGTGGATGAGATCGCACCTTTGGGGGATCGGGTCAACATGGTGTACTCCGGCTGCTCGGTGACCTACGGCCGCGGCAAAGCCATGGTGACCGAAACCGGCATGTCCACCGAAATGGGACGCATCGCCTCCATGCTGAACAATGAGTCGGAAAACCAGACCCCTTTGCAAATCAAGCTGGCTAAGCTGGGCAAGACCTTGGGACTACTTGCCTTGGGTATCTGCGCTGTTCTGTTTGTGTACGGCATTGTCACAGGACAGGGGCTATTCGACATGTTCATGACGGCGGTATCCCTGGCCGTGGCAGCCATTCCAGAAGGGCTTCCCGCCATTGTCACCATCGTACTGGCCATGGGTGTCCGGCGTATGGTCAAGAAAAACGCCATTATCCGCCGTCTGCCTGCGGTGGAAACATTGGGATCGGCCTCGGTCATCTGTTCGGATAAAACCGGTACCCTCACCCAGAACCGCATGACGCTGATGGAAGTGTATACTAGAGGCAAAACACTTGATTTGTCCGACAGCAGCCATGAGGGCATCCAGGCTCTCCTGCGTTTGGGCGTGCTGTGCAACGACGGACGCGTGGAAAAAGGCGAGGACGGCACCTTCAAGCACGTGGGGGATCCTACCGAGACCGCCTTAGTGGCCGCCGGCTTACATTTCGGTATCGACAAAGGAAAGCTGGAAACCGAATATCCCCGCGTTTCGGAGATCCCCTTTGATTCCGACCGCAAGCTGATGACCACCGTCAATTACATCGACGGCAAATATGTCGCCATCGTCAAAGGCGCTCCGGATATTCTTCTCTCCCGCTGTGTGGACGGCCATCCGGAAGAGGCCCTCAAAGTCAACGATGAAATGGCCTCCCGGGCCCTGCGCGTACTGGCCATCGCCTATAAGGATCTGGATGCCATTCCAGTGGATCCTCAGCCTCAGGACATCGAACAGGGGCTTCATTTTGCAGGACTGGTGGGGATGATCGATCCGCCCCGTCCGGAAGTCATCGACGCCATCAAAACTTGCAAAGGCGCCGGCATCCGTCCCATTATGATCACCGGCGATCACATCGCCACTGCGTCGGCCATCGCCAAGGAACTGGGCATCTTGGAGGACGGGCAACAGGCCATTACCGGCGCCCAGCTGGCCCAGCTCTCGGAGGAAGAGCTCCGTGAGAACATCCGAAGCTATTCGGTCTATGCCCGGGTTTCCCCGGAGGATAAGATCCGCATTGTCAAGGCGTGGCAGGATACCGGTGAAGTGGTCTCCATGACCGGCGACGGCGTCAACGACGCTCCAGCCCTCAAGGCTGCCGACATCGGATGCGCTATGGGCATCACCGGCACAGACGTCTCCAAAGGGGCTTCCGATATGGTGCTCACTGACGATAATTTTGCCACCATTGTCTCAGCCGTACAGCAGGGACGCGGCATCTTCGACAACATCCGCAAAGCTGTTATCTTCCTCTTGAGCTGTAATTTAGGTGAAGTCTTGGCCGTCTTTGTTTGTATGCTTTTGTTCGGCCGCTCCCCTCTTTTGCCCATCCATCTGCTGTGGATCAACTTGGTAACCGATAGTCTTCCCGCTTTGGCGTTGGGTATGGAGCCGGTGGAATTCGATGTGATGAACCGCCGTCCACGCGCTAAAAATGAAAGCATTTTTGCAAACGGCATGGGATGGGCCGCCGGTCTACAGGGTCTGATGTTGGGCGCCATCACCTTAATGGCCTATTGGCTGGGATGTTCCCATTTCTTCTCGGTCAGCGCCTTTGGATCCTCGGCAGATCCGGCTCTGGGCCAGACCATGGCCTTTGGCGTACTGGCTTTGAGCCAGTTATTCCAGGCGTTCAACGCCCGCTCCAGACATTCCCTATTCCGTATCGGTCCCTTCTCCAACCGCTGGATGATCGGCGCTTTCTTTGCTTCCGCCGCCATTTTAATGCTGGTCCTTTTACTGCCTCCTCTGCGTTCCTTGTTCCAGCTGGTGGCTCTGCCTCTCCACGAATGGGAATGGATCTTGGCTTTATCGATTTCCCCTATCGTGCTGGTGGAACTCTCCAAATTCGTTTTATGGATCTCTCATAAGTGGAAAAATCGAGTCGATTCCTAA
- a CDS encoding carbohydrate-binding protein translates to MKRMKRLLAGALAVLMTVTMAPFAALATPATDSPQDANINYMRLENHTGPSGVPLGGTGVGYYEISPEGKFTRNCINNIHKSFVDSSDGMFLAAWQSGRAARLQRDNDTKYGMQGYSDSYYTGLFPRLELDFENAKESGIANASFNAYSGVVAQNVQDSSLPVAWYEVELTNDSDQPQKMSALFAWADLIGRGIKDTNNYNNANFNPDGESGDWYNMTSPDTTAEDITIGSWKGVKQSADKTIIPNKMTFQNYNTDFVILAEDTDDTEVSTLKSYQLGDQNALHEFVQNGEFQSSGEGKVALSSSTQQAGQPTNGSAVAVSATVDAGETKTVRFLVAWYMPEYTQEDMDQIASKAPNSDYNKYYHNFFSSIEELASYATENGEHIYDGILEWQQPILDSNMPDWLKFKEINSSCALFTNGVLNKRMNFTTLEGEMGGLGGTMDQKMASHPFYEKLFPELNVNENRQFSNVLGENGEIQHYDIHYYVGMSDSDPDNKYNPTPNGSMIDNTGAWMLQLLNYYRQTGDDTDLVQYYDVMKDSMAFIQSKCEPGTNYPNYYTTYDDYTHPDILIFSGIVYLNMLDMAQEIALINGQEEDAAQYARLYDLTAADVEKLYIQDDSGLGFYSFGSDPEYIASDGQEGTVMENIMFSGAMAGQFISRYSGFGDVIPFENFVSHMKKFITTSIQQTGDYFAPKVYDMEAQRSLDNAGSRCWPFYLDSYGGMAAIQAGYVEDGFEVLEHTQLVNLRQGYTWTQNLWNPAYSTYMTAPVVWFINDVLAGSSIDAPNHTLTLGPSTIPGTDQLVTPLYYPKYWAELVYDESTGEATYTITKTFYEEGEDPITFDTLNITPNGTASSETTVHDIDFTVEEGNVLDLSGFMDDFACNVTLDKNLTPMPKYDPNYVHYSKTADGTGLEANYYTGTEANNANLVKTEGTCEIDYKWEPGENPTGESGENSYTATYSGSILPSYDQTYELRFVVKGDMELIFDGKKVEESEFVHSTNNGTIEVPEGCTLNVYQVNLSANQLYPIELTYTNNDASQGGLVQFMWWSTSQTPEFVPQNRMFEPLDAYESIRAVDYAGRSGNVHQTGDCMDYIENNNSILYKSIDFGETGFQDGTITCMIGGPNNDVCQGGTVEVRKDSENGQLLGTVQVGTSSDWDDYQPYTGAISLSEPLAGKQNICLVFRSSSTFLGNLISFQFEKSAFNTFMATEYNEKSGRIVESGDGSCMEYVEDGNWLKFSELDFGENFQEGTVLVEAAVEESGNCNGGTVEVRRGSPDGDLMGTVTIAPTGTWSDYVQFEGKIGLQQPISGDQDIYLVFHSNLVFLGNVRSFAFANTTGARSAYETISATEYSIKSGRITEHADGSCMEYVENGNWLGFNRLDFGEEGLQNGKVYADVSVLESYNCNGGTIEVYKDSPTGQPIGTIAVTPTAGWDDYQRFEADLQLEEPLTGLQNIYFVCKANLIFLGNIQSIGFEKEQPVVESSVLSVSLDRDPAQYDVNEEITMTIRTTSDVVGLSLCNEYGRNFGLLKVKSVYDPDGFKTWTVVTSLGTAGQGRTLNIWYKTKTHDFQDSGVQTVLDVVARPEETRIVSVYGNYMAKVNEPIRFTVETTPNITQLGIFNERGLSITKTVTDVKVEDGVKIWSLEITLGTAGQRVLSVQARNPGTGQWQDDCMTLPLNVTQ, encoded by the coding sequence ATGAAGAGAATGAAAAGGCTGTTAGCGGGAGCATTGGCTGTTCTCATGACGGTGACCATGGCGCCCTTTGCAGCCTTGGCGACACCGGCTACCGACAGCCCCCAGGATGCCAACATCAACTACATGAGGCTGGAAAATCACACCGGCCCCAGCGGCGTGCCTTTGGGAGGCACCGGTGTCGGTTACTATGAGATTTCTCCGGAAGGAAAGTTCACCCGCAACTGTATTAACAACATCCACAAATCCTTTGTAGATTCCTCGGACGGTATGTTCTTAGCCGCCTGGCAAAGCGGCCGGGCAGCCCGTCTCCAGCGGGATAACGACACCAAGTACGGCATGCAGGGATACTCCGATTCTTACTACACTGGTTTGTTCCCCCGCTTGGAGTTGGATTTTGAAAACGCGAAAGAGAGCGGAATCGCCAATGCCTCTTTTAACGCCTATTCCGGTGTAGTGGCCCAGAACGTTCAGGACTCCTCTTTGCCAGTGGCATGGTATGAGGTGGAACTGACCAACGATTCCGACCAGCCGCAGAAAATGAGCGCCTTGTTTGCTTGGGCCGACCTGATCGGCCGCGGCATCAAGGATACCAACAATTACAATAACGCAAACTTTAACCCAGACGGCGAATCGGGCGATTGGTACAACATGACCTCTCCCGATACCACCGCCGAGGACATTACCATTGGATCCTGGAAGGGTGTCAAGCAGTCTGCGGATAAAACCATCATCCCCAACAAAATGACCTTCCAAAACTACAACACCGACTTTGTCATTTTGGCCGAAGACACCGACGATACCGAAGTTTCCACCCTGAAGAGCTACCAGTTAGGGGATCAGAACGCCCTCCATGAGTTTGTTCAAAACGGTGAATTCCAATCGTCGGGCGAAGGAAAAGTGGCCTTGAGCAGCAGCACCCAGCAGGCCGGCCAGCCCACCAACGGCAGCGCCGTGGCGGTGAGCGCCACGGTTGACGCAGGGGAAACCAAGACCGTCCGTTTCCTGGTGGCATGGTATATGCCGGAATACACCCAAGAGGATATGGATCAGATCGCCAGCAAGGCTCCCAATTCCGATTATAACAAATACTACCACAACTTCTTCTCCAGTATAGAGGAATTGGCCTCCTACGCCACCGAAAATGGAGAGCACATCTACGACGGCATTCTGGAGTGGCAGCAGCCTATTTTGGACAGCAACATGCCCGATTGGCTCAAGTTTAAGGAGATCAACAGCAGCTGCGCCCTGTTCACCAACGGCGTGCTCAACAAGCGGATGAATTTTACCACCTTGGAAGGTGAAATGGGCGGCCTGGGCGGTACCATGGACCAGAAGATGGCGTCCCATCCGTTTTATGAAAAGCTGTTCCCTGAGCTCAACGTCAATGAGAACCGCCAGTTCTCCAACGTCCTAGGGGAAAACGGGGAGATCCAGCATTACGACATCCACTATTATGTGGGTATGTCCGATTCCGACCCCGACAACAAATATAACCCCACCCCCAACGGCAGCATGATCGACAACACCGGCGCTTGGATGTTGCAATTGCTCAACTACTACCGCCAAACCGGCGACGACACCGACCTCGTCCAGTACTATGACGTCATGAAGGACTCTATGGCCTTCATCCAGAGCAAATGCGAACCCGGCACCAACTACCCCAATTACTATACAACATACGACGATTATACCCATCCGGATATCCTGATCTTCTCGGGCATTGTCTATCTCAATATGTTGGATATGGCCCAGGAGATTGCCTTGATCAACGGCCAGGAAGAGGACGCCGCCCAATACGCGCGTCTTTACGATCTAACGGCGGCCGACGTGGAGAAGCTCTATATCCAAGACGACAGTGGACTTGGCTTCTATTCCTTCGGCAGCGATCCGGAGTACATCGCCTCTGACGGCCAAGAGGGTACCGTCATGGAGAACATCATGTTCTCCGGCGCCATGGCCGGCCAGTTCATCAGCCGCTATTCCGGATTTGGCGATGTGATCCCCTTTGAGAATTTTGTCTCCCACATGAAGAAGTTCATCACCACCTCCATCCAGCAGACCGGCGATTACTTTGCCCCCAAGGTTTACGACATGGAGGCACAGAGATCGCTGGACAATGCCGGGTCCCGCTGTTGGCCCTTCTATCTGGACAGCTACGGCGGCATGGCGGCCATCCAAGCTGGCTATGTGGAGGACGGTTTTGAGGTGCTGGAACACACCCAGCTGGTCAATCTCCGCCAGGGTTACACCTGGACACAGAACCTGTGGAACCCGGCCTATTCCACCTACATGACCGCCCCGGTGGTATGGTTCATCAACGATGTGCTGGCAGGTTCGTCTATCGATGCTCCCAACCATACCTTGACCCTTGGTCCCAGCACCATTCCCGGCACGGATCAACTGGTGACGCCCCTTTACTATCCCAAGTATTGGGCAGAACTGGTTTACGATGAGAGCACTGGGGAAGCCACCTACACCATCACCAAGACCTTTTACGAAGAAGGAGAAGATCCCATCACCTTCGACACCCTCAACATCACCCCCAACGGCACGGCTTCTTCGGAAACCACCGTCCACGACATCGACTTCACTGTGGAAGAGGGCAATGTGCTGGATCTGTCCGGCTTTATGGATGATTTTGCCTGCAATGTAACGCTGGATAAAAATCTCACCCCTATGCCCAAATATGATCCCAATTACGTCCATTATTCCAAGACGGCCGACGGTACCGGCTTGGAGGCCAATTATTACACGGGAACCGAGGCAAACAACGCCAACCTGGTCAAAACCGAGGGAACCTGTGAGATCGATTATAAGTGGGAACCTGGAGAAAACCCCACCGGGGAAAGCGGAGAAAACTCCTATACCGCCACCTATTCGGGAAGCATTTTACCCAGTTACGATCAGACCTATGAACTGCGGTTTGTGGTCAAGGGCGACATGGAACTGATCTTTGACGGCAAAAAGGTGGAAGAGAGCGAATTTGTACATTCCACCAACAACGGCACTATCGAGGTCCCCGAGGGCTGCACCCTCAACGTCTATCAGGTCAACCTGTCAGCCAATCAGCTGTATCCCATTGAACTTACCTACACCAATAACGATGCGAGCCAGGGAGGCCTGGTGCAATTCATGTGGTGGAGCACCTCTCAGACGCCTGAGTTTGTGCCGCAAAACCGTATGTTTGAGCCGCTGGATGCTTATGAATCCATCCGCGCGGTGGACTATGCGGGACGTTCGGGCAACGTCCATCAGACCGGCGACTGTATGGATTATATTGAAAACAACAACTCCATCCTGTATAAATCCATTGACTTTGGAGAAACTGGCTTCCAAGACGGTACCATCACCTGTATGATCGGCGGACCTAACAATGACGTCTGTCAGGGCGGCACCGTAGAGGTCCGCAAAGATTCAGAAAATGGCCAATTGCTTGGCACTGTTCAAGTAGGAACCTCCAGCGATTGGGACGATTATCAGCCCTACACCGGCGCCATTTCCCTTTCCGAACCGCTGGCAGGCAAACAGAATATCTGTTTGGTATTCCGTTCCAGCTCCACCTTCCTGGGCAACCTGATTTCCTTCCAGTTTGAGAAATCGGCCTTTAATACCTTTATGGCCACCGAGTACAACGAGAAATCCGGCCGCATCGTGGAGAGCGGCGACGGCAGCTGTATGGAGTACGTGGAAGATGGGAACTGGCTCAAGTTCTCGGAGCTGGACTTTGGCGAGAACTTCCAGGAAGGCACTGTCCTGGTGGAAGCCGCTGTGGAAGAAAGCGGCAATTGCAACGGCGGTACCGTAGAAGTCCGCCGCGGAAGTCCCGACGGCGATTTGATGGGTACTGTGACCATTGCCCCCACGGGGACTTGGAGCGACTACGTCCAGTTTGAAGGGAAAATCGGCTTACAGCAGCCCATCTCCGGCGACCAAGATATTTATCTGGTCTTCCATTCCAACCTGGTCTTTTTGGGCAACGTCCGGTCGTTTGCGTTTGCCAATACCACCGGCGCCCGCTCGGCCTATGAAACCATTTCAGCCACGGAATATTCCATCAAATCCGGCCGTATTACAGAACATGCCGACGGCAGCTGCATGGAGTATGTCGAAAATGGCAACTGGCTGGGCTTTAACCGCTTGGACTTTGGCGAGGAAGGCCTGCAAAACGGCAAAGTGTACGCCGACGTATCGGTTTTGGAAAGCTATAACTGCAACGGCGGAACCATTGAAGTTTACAAAGACAGCCCCACTGGTCAACCCATTGGAACCATTGCCGTCACTCCCACCGCCGGCTGGGACGATTATCAAAGGTTTGAAGCCGATCTCCAGTTGGAGGAACCGTTGACCGGCCTACAGAACATCTACTTTGTGTGCAAAGCCAACTTGATTTTCTTGGGCAACATCCAGTCGATTGGATTTGAGAAAGAGCAACCGGTTGTGGAGAGCAGCGTTCTGAGCGTCAGCTTGGATCGGGATCCGGCCCAGTACGATGTCAATGAAGAGATCACCATGACCATCCGCACCACCAGCGATGTGGTGGGCTTATCCCTTTGCAATGAGTACGGAAGGAACTTCGGCCTATTAAAGGTCAAGTCGGTGTATGATCCCGATGGGTTTAAGACCTGGACTGTGGTCACAAGTCTCGGAACAGCCGGCCAGGGCCGTACGCTTAATATCTGGTACAAGACGAAAACCCATGATTTCCAGGATTCTGGCGTCCAAACAGTGCTGGATGTAGTGGCTCGGCCGGAGGAAACCCGCATCGTCTCCGTGTACGGCAACTACATGGCAAAGGTCAATGAACCCATTCGGTTTACCGTAGAGACCACTCCCAATATCACCCAACTGGGAATCTTTAACGAACGAGGCTTGAGTATTACCAAAACGGTGACCGATGTCAAAGTGGAAGATGGAGTCAAGATCTGGTCCCTTGAGATCACGTTGGGAACGGCTGGACAGCGTGTGCTGTCTGTACAGGCCCGCAATCCCGGAACCGGACAGTGGCAGGATGACTGTATGACCTTGCCGTTAAACGTGACTCAATAA
- a CDS encoding ROK family protein gives MKNIGIDLGGTNIAIGIVNEDYSILKKGSVPTDSHRPWQDIVKDMASLIEKLMKETGTTMDEIKEIGIGSPGTPDIEKGVVLYSNNLGWDMVPLREELNKYIDKPVYLDNDANCAALGEFLAGAASGLDSAVILTFGTGIGGGVILNDRIWSGFNYAGGELGHVVIKTGGQPCTCGRNGCWEAYASMTGVIRQGNEAADAHPESELAKLRASGTKLNGRNIFEVAKAGDDVAQQVVDQFIFYIAEGVVNVINIFQPEAVVIGGAIANEGDYVLEPLRKYAKRDVFCKQVKLPQIIRAKLGNDAGIIGAAFVGDYQSKKTM, from the coding sequence ATGAAAAATATCGGTATCGATTTAGGCGGAACTAATATCGCCATCGGCATTGTAAACGAGGATTATTCTATTTTGAAAAAGGGCTCGGTGCCCACCGATTCCCACCGTCCGTGGCAGGATATCGTCAAGGATATGGCATCCCTCATCGAGAAGCTGATGAAGGAAACCGGTACCACTATGGATGAGATTAAAGAAATCGGCATCGGCAGCCCTGGTACGCCTGACATCGAGAAGGGCGTCGTTCTTTATTCCAACAATCTGGGTTGGGATATGGTTCCCCTGCGCGAGGAACTCAATAAATACATTGACAAACCGGTCTATCTGGACAACGATGCAAACTGTGCAGCTTTGGGCGAGTTTTTGGCCGGAGCAGCCAGCGGACTGGACAGCGCCGTTATTCTGACTTTTGGTACTGGCATCGGCGGCGGCGTTATCCTCAACGACCGCATCTGGAGCGGTTTTAACTATGCAGGCGGGGAGTTAGGCCATGTTGTCATTAAGACGGGGGGCCAACCCTGTACCTGCGGCCGCAACGGCTGCTGGGAAGCTTATGCTTCTATGACTGGAGTTATCCGCCAGGGCAATGAAGCAGCCGACGCCCATCCGGAGTCGGAACTTGCAAAACTGCGCGCCTCGGGCACTAAACTCAACGGCCGCAACATCTTTGAGGTGGCCAAAGCTGGGGACGACGTGGCCCAGCAGGTAGTGGATCAGTTTATTTTCTATATTGCGGAAGGTGTTGTCAACGTCATCAATATCTTCCAACCTGAGGCTGTGGTCATCGGGGGAGCCATCGCCAATGAAGGCGACTATGTTCTGGAACCTCTGCGTAAATATGCAAAGCGGGATGTATTCTGCAAACAGGTGAAATTGCCTCAAATCATCCGGGCAAAATTGGGCAATGACGCTGGCATCATTGGAGCAGCTTTCGTAGGCGATTATCAGAGCAAAAAGACCATGTAA
- a CDS encoding type I phosphomannose isomerase catalytic subunit, producing the protein MFYPLKMKPVFKEMLWGGNTLRTRYGKDIPSDKTGESWEVASHPNGQSVVANGELEGLTLGEAMGEMGADLLGDQVAATCNGRFPLLVKIIDANDNLSVQVHPNDEQAAVLEKNDPGKTEMWYVLDAKPGARLIYGFNQDLTKEQFEKAIKDGKLEDVMNYVDVKEGDTFLMRSGTLHAIGAGILVAEIQQNSDTTYRVYDYNRRDAQGNLRQLHVEKALQVTKLESSVGHERIDINDGVKCEYFTTTLMKVDGSFTQEVDPNRFEMLICTEGEGEVNGVSFRPGDSFVIPAKIGSYTVTGNCSLLRSFVTC; encoded by the coding sequence ATGTTTTATCCTTTGAAAATGAAACCTGTGTTTAAAGAGATGCTGTGGGGCGGCAATACCTTGCGCACCCGTTACGGCAAGGATATCCCCTCTGACAAAACCGGCGAATCCTGGGAAGTGGCCAGTCATCCCAACGGCCAGAGCGTTGTGGCCAACGGCGAATTGGAGGGCCTGACACTGGGCGAGGCCATGGGGGAAATGGGCGCCGATCTGTTGGGCGATCAGGTAGCTGCGACCTGCAATGGCCGGTTCCCGCTGCTGGTCAAGATCATCGATGCAAACGACAACCTGTCAGTCCAGGTGCATCCCAACGACGAGCAGGCCGCTGTACTGGAAAAGAACGATCCCGGTAAAACCGAGATGTGGTATGTGCTGGACGCCAAACCGGGAGCACGTCTTATCTATGGATTTAACCAGGATCTCACCAAGGAACAGTTTGAAAAAGCCATCAAGGACGGCAAACTGGAAGACGTGATGAACTATGTGGATGTCAAGGAAGGGGATACCTTCCTCATGCGTTCCGGTACCCTCCACGCTATCGGCGCCGGCATCCTGGTGGCCGAGATCCAGCAGAATTCCGACACCACCTACCGTGTCTACGACTATAACCGTCGGGATGCCCAGGGGAATCTCCGTCAATTGCATGTGGAAAAAGCCCTCCAGGTCACCAAATTGGAGTCCTCGGTAGGCCATGAACGCATCGATATCAACGACGGTGTCAAGTGCGAATATTTTACCACCACCCTCATGAAGGTGGACGGTTCCTTTACTCAGGAAGTGGATCCCAACCGCTTTGAGATGCTCATTTGCACCGAAGGCGAAGGCGAAGTAAACGGCGTTTCTTTCCGCCCGGGCGACAGCTTTGTCATCCCTGCAAAAATTGGCAGTTATACCGTCACTGGCAATTGCAGCCTGCTGCGCAGCTTCGTCACTTGCTAA
- the proS gene encoding proline--tRNA ligase, producing the protein MGQEKKLVEAITPMDQDFAQWYTDVVKKAELVDYSGVRGCMVLRPLGYAIWENIQKGLDARFKATGHENVYMPMFIPESLLQKEKDHVEGFAPEVAWVTHGGEEELTERLCVRPTSETVFCDHYARVIHSYRDLPKLYNQWCSVVRWEKTTRPFLRTMEFLWQEGHTMHETAEEAIEETERMLNVYADFCEEELAIPVIKGQKTDKEKFAGAEATYTIEALMHDGKALQSGTSHYFGDGFARAFGITFTGRDNTLQTPYETSWGMSTRIIGAIIMTHGDDSGLVLPPAIAPTQVIIVPIAQHKPGVLDKAAQLEERLQTVCRVKTDASEQSPGWKFAEYEMKGVPLRLEIGPKDIEKDQCVVVRRDNREKIFVPLSELEQRIPELLKAVHDGMYQKALDRRESMTYSVAGGMDEMIEAAATRPGFIKAAWCGDLACEEALKEKAGVTSRCMPFEQEHISDTCVCCGKPAKKTVIWGKAY; encoded by the coding sequence ATGGGTCAGGAGAAAAAATTGGTAGAAGCCATCACCCCGATGGATCAGGATTTTGCCCAGTGGTATACCGACGTGGTCAAGAAGGCCGAGCTGGTGGACTATTCCGGCGTGCGCGGCTGTATGGTGCTGCGTCCTCTGGGGTATGCCATTTGGGAGAATATCCAAAAGGGCCTGGACGCCCGGTTTAAGGCCACAGGGCATGAGAATGTGTATATGCCTATGTTTATCCCCGAATCCCTGCTCCAGAAGGAGAAGGATCATGTGGAAGGGTTCGCCCCGGAGGTGGCCTGGGTCACCCACGGCGGCGAGGAGGAATTGACCGAGCGTTTGTGCGTGCGTCCCACATCGGAGACGGTGTTCTGCGACCATTACGCCCGGGTGATCCACTCTTACCGCGACCTGCCTAAGCTTTACAATCAGTGGTGTTCGGTGGTCCGGTGGGAAAAAACCACCCGTCCTTTCCTGCGTACCATGGAATTTTTGTGGCAAGAAGGGCATACCATGCATGAGACGGCGGAGGAAGCCATCGAGGAAACCGAACGGATGCTCAATGTGTATGCCGACTTCTGCGAGGAAGAATTGGCCATCCCGGTCATCAAGGGCCAGAAGACCGACAAAGAGAAGTTTGCCGGCGCCGAAGCCACCTATACCATCGAGGCCCTGATGCACGACGGCAAAGCCCTGCAAAGCGGTACAAGCCATTACTTTGGCGACGGCTTTGCCCGCGCCTTCGGCATCACCTTTACCGGCCGGGACAACACCCTCCAGACCCCCTATGAGACCTCTTGGGGAATGTCTACCCGCATCATCGGCGCCATCATCATGACCCATGGCGACGATTCCGGCCTGGTATTGCCGCCGGCCATCGCTCCCACCCAGGTCATCATCGTGCCCATCGCCCAGCATAAGCCGGGCGTGCTGGACAAGGCTGCCCAGTTGGAGGAACGTCTCCAGACGGTATGCCGCGTCAAGACCGATGCGTCCGAACAGTCCCCCGGCTGGAAATTTGCCGAATACGAGATGAAGGGCGTGCCGCTGCGTCTGGAGATCGGGCCCAAGGATATCGAGAAGGACCAGTGTGTCGTCGTCCGCCGCGACAACCGGGAGAAGATTTTCGTCCCGCTGAGCGAGTTGGAACAGCGCATTCCCGAGCTGCTCAAAGCCGTCCACGACGGGATGTATCAAAAGGCCCTGGATCGGAGAGAATCCATGACCTATTCGGTAGCGGGCGGTATGGATGAGATGATCGAAGCCGCCGCCACCCGTCCTGGATTTATCAAAGCAGCCTGGTGCGGAGACCTGGCCTGCGAGGAAGCCCTCAAGGAAAAGGCGGGCGTCACCTCCCGCTGCATGCCCTTTGAGCAGGAGCATATTTCCGATACCTGTGTGTGCTGTGGAAAACCTGCCAAGAAGACGGTCATCTGGGGCAAGGCTTATTAA